GGTGTGGGTTCCGCGATTCAGTACAACGTGCAGACCATTCCGTTCGGCCCGGAACTCAACGTCATCCCCTACGTTTCCTCCGACGATGTCTCGATCCAGTTGACCCTCATCCCGAGCTTCACGGAATTCCTCGGCTACGACGACCCGGGTCCCTTCAATCCCGTGGCACAGTCCGTCGCCGGCAACAGCCTCGGCATTCCCATCACCGCCGCCCTGCCGCTCCCGAGGCTCCGCACCCGGCAGGTGGTGACCTCCGCGATTGTCTGGGATGGTCAGACGGTGGTCATCGGTGGATTGATCACCGAGGACTCCAACAAGTCCCGTGACAAGGTGCCGGTGCTCGGCGACCTCCCCCTGCTGGGACGGTTGTTCACCAGCGAGGCGTCGGTGGCGGTAAAGAAGAACCTGCTGATCTTCGTGACCCCGACCATCATTGATCCTTCGGGCAAACGGGTGAACGACCCGAACAACCTGCCCTACGATCCGGCCTACATCCCTCCGCAGACGGGATTCAAGGCCGACTGAAATTTGTCAGCAGGCGCTTCAGGGAATCGCCCGGGTTTTCCCCGGATGAGGTTCCCGAGGCGCCAACAACAGTTTGCGATAGTGAACGAGAAGCCTAACTTGTCGTGAGTGTCCCAGTGATCCCGTCCAGTCCCATGCGCTTCGCGAAACTGCCCGGATTCCGAAAGGTCCCCGCCCCGGGTTGGCGGATCTGCTGCCTCGCGGGGTTGCTTGGGGTCGCGTGGCCGGTTGTCGCCGCCCCCCTGCCGGCCCCGCTGGTCGCGGAGGGCACCCAGTACGCTCCCGCGGGCAATCCGCTCGGAGACCAGTTGGCACCGTCGCTTGCCTTCCGGGCCAATGGAGGCTGCCTGGTCTGGCATGACAATCTGACCGATGGCGACGGTTTCGGCGTCAGCGCCCGCAGGCTGAGCGGCCAGTTGTCCGGGCTGAGTTCCCTTCGCGTCAATGAGGACGGCACCGGCGACCAGCAGAATCCACGGGTCGCCATCCTCAACGACGGTTCCAACCTCATCGTGTGGCAGAGCGGCGTCCGGGGTTCCCAGGTCATCCGGGCCAGGGTGCTGCGGGCGGATGGTCAGTTTGCCGGTTCCGAATTCACGCTCTCCGGCCCGGGAACAGATCACAAGGACCCCGATCTCGCAGTGGCCGGAGACGGCACTGTGCTGGTGGTATGGACGGCCGACGGTGTGGATGGCGACATGTCCGCCGTCGTAGCGCGGCGCCTCACCGCATCCGGTCAGACCGCAGGTGAACCATTTCTGGTCAATCAGACCGAGCCGGCCAACCAGCGCGATCCTGTGGTCTGCGCGACCGGGAATGGCGGGCTGGTCGTCTCGTGGATCTCCGAACAGCAGCGGTTCTTCAACAGCGTGGATGTCTACGCCCGCCGGTTGGCTCCGGACGGGTCGTTCGTGGGCGATGAGTTTCTGGTGAACACCTCGCGGCGTCCCTGCGCGACGCCGGCCATCGCCGGTCTCCCTGGCGGCGGGTTCATGGTCGCATGGTCCGAGCATCAGGATGTCAATACCCGCTGGACTTGGGATGTTTACGGGCGGGTCTGGGGTGACACACAGCCCAAAGGGGCGGACTTCCTCATCAACACCCGCCAGCGCGGTTATCAGTTGATGCCCCGGCTCGCGGTTTCGGGCGATGCGGCGCTGGTCATCTACCGCAGTGAGGATGGCGACGGCTACTCCGAAGGGGTCGTCGGCCAGTGGCTGTCGGTTGACGGGGGGCGCCTCGGTGATGAGTTCGTCGTCAACACCAAGACTGCGGGAGACCAGTTGACCCCGACGGTGGCTGCGGACGCCTCCGGCAGGCTGATCGTCGTCTGGTCCACCTTCAACGGTGTGGTCCGGGGCATGGATCTCGCGGCGCAGCGTTTCGCCCGCGCCCAGGCGCCGCTGCCCGCCCCCGGGGCGCCCTACCTGTTCGCGGCTTCTGCCTCCCGCCTCATGATCACCTGGCCCGAGGTGAGTGGTCTGCCGGTGGCCGGATATGATGTCTTCGTGGACGGGGCCTCCACCCCGGTCCGCACGGTCCAGGCCGGCTATTCGCTGGGTGGTTTGCCGCCGTCCAGCACCCACTCGGTTCGGATTGCCTACGTTTTGGCTGACGGCCGGGTTTCGCCGGTGTCGGAACCGGCAGAGGCGACGACCTGGGGGGAGGACGACAACGCCGACGGCCTTCCGGACGACTGGCAGCGCAAGTATTTCGGCAACAACCCGGCCCTCTGGCCGTCACCCGCGACGGATTCCGATGGTGACGGCGTCTCAAACCGGAATGAGTTTCTCGCCGGTACCGATCCGACCGATCCCGGCAGTGTTCTTCTGGTGTCCGTCGTGGACACCCCTCAAGGACCGCTTCTGGTCTGGAACACCCGCGCCGGTGGCGTGTACCAACCGCAGTGGTCCGGGGACTTGAGGAATTGGTCCGACATGGGCCTTCCGAGACTCGCCGCGGGGGCCTCGGACTCCGCGCCCGCGGGCGATTCTCCCGCCAACGTCTATTACCGCGTGAACTTTCTCCGCTGAACCATGCGCTCTGCATCCCAGATCCTCGCCGCGGCGACCCTCTCCGCCGGAAGCGCCTTCTTCGCCGGGGCCTTCTCCCTCTTGGGGCCATTTGCTGAGTGGCAGACGCCGGATATCAACTACAACCCACCCTTCACGCTCATTGCGCAAGTTGGCGATCAGGGAGGGCCCATGAACCTGGGTGAAGAGTACCGAATTGGATCTCCGGTCCTTGTCTATGGGTTCGATTCCTCCTTTGTGGAGTTCTTTGGGCAGGCAGGCGTAAATGCCGTAGAGTCTGCGGTGGCGATCCTCAACAACCTGCCGACGGTGCAGAATATGAGTCCGTTGCTGTCCGAATATCCACTGGCGGCGACGCGATTCAATACGACGGCGCAGCAATTGAGGCTCTTGGACGTCAAGTCCCATACCCTCTCGATCCTCCTGCAGCAGATGGGTCTTGGAGCGCCCGAACGCTATACCTGGACGCTCCGGAGTCGTGTCCCGATTCCCGACACGGATCCGCAGGCTTATGAATATCTCGTCATTCAGAGAAATTTTGATCCGGTGACCTGGCGATTCTCATCCTATGTCAACAACACCCTGTACTCTTACCAGATGGTTCAGGTTCTGGATCCGGATTACTCGGACTGCCAGGAAATCAGTGTCAATGTGGCCAATCCCAACGTTAGCGTTGCGGCGATTGCTGGCGTTCAGGCTGGTGACATAGACCCCAGGGTTTACCAGCAGATTTACGGCCCATCGCGTGCCGTATTCGGATCATTCGGAATGTTTTACCCGGGCCTGACGCGGGACGATGTCGGCGGCCTCCGGTATCTTTACCGAACCGGAAATACCAACTGGCAGGCGGCACCGCTGGGTTCGACCGGCGGTGGCGGCGGTGGCGGTGGCGGCGGTTCCCCGTGGTCCATCGTCGGATTCGAGGTCTTGAATCCCATCCCTGGCTCGGCATGGACCGTCGTCGGCGGAGGACTCTTTGGCTTCACCAATACGGTGGATGGGCCGATTGTTGATGCCACGGCTGCGCCGATCGGAGGCCGCGGTGGTCCTGGCAAGGTCGCTTTCGTACGGGTGGACACCGACCCGCTGCTAGGACGGTACGTTGCCCCGGTGGTCGTCCGCTATCCGGACAACTTCATTAACGCCCAAGGTGTTCTGGTCCGCTCAGTGACCCAGCGAACCATCATCCAGCCGGACATTTTGTTCACTGCACGCGATGTCGGCACGTATCCGGACCTCGCTCAGCCCTACGTTTATGCGGTAACCGGGATGGCGTTTACTTACGCCCAGAATCCCGGTGCAAGTACCTTTCCTGCGGACGGCCCCGGCATCATCGAACCCGGGGTCGAAGTCGCATTGAACAAGGTGGGCCCCTGGTTGTTCAATGTCTTCAACACCGGCGAGGGCAGTGGTATCCGAGGCTTCACCTGGGGCTCGTTTGATGGAAGCACGAACACGCCTGTGGTCTACCCTCAGGGAGCCACAGCGCGCGAATTAGAGTCGCGGCTCTTTGGCCAGTAGGCGAACGGAAGGAATAGGAGACCATGAAGAAACTCACCTCGCTGCTCTGCGGTTCACTAATGGCCGCGCAGTCCCTGACTGCCGATCCGTCGCCGCTGTTTCTCAACCAAGGGTTGATGACGGAGCCGGCGGTCATTGATGCCACCGTCTTCGTGAACACCGGGACCATCAGCATCGGCACTCCGGTGACGATTACGGGCAATTTCCTTCAGCCGGGATTCGTCTTCTTCGGCAGCTTCGTCAACAACCCGGTCATTGCCTACGAGACGCAGAACACACTAATCTTCACCAATCGTGGGTCCATTTCCGTGATCCCTGGAATGAACTTTCACTATGTCACGGATGCCGGGACTCGCGGATACGCCTCGTCCTTCTACAACGGGCCCGGGGCAACGATCAGCGGGGAGTTTGGCAATTTCTCCCAGAACCTCGGACCATGGTCGAATCCGCTGCAACCGCTCTATGGGGGCTTCGTCAGCATCTACGCGACCAATATCGTGAATCGGGGCACGATTGAGGGATTCTACGCCGGCGACATCCAGATTCACGGCGTCAATGTGGATCTTTCCAACAGCCGGGTGGGCAGCACGCCCATACCGTTCAGCTCCTTCCGCACGGACCGGTATACGCCAAACGCACCCGCGTTCACCCGGACGCCCGCCGTGGGTCTCGGAGAGACGGATTTCTATCCGGAGACCGATGTCCGCGACAACTGGTGGCGCTACAGCGAATCGGGGATCGTGCTGAATTCCCTCGCGCAGATGGATGATTTCCTCGGTCTGGTCGTTCAGACGCCCAATTTCCGGATCTACACCCAGGTCAACACCCAACCCGATGACGAGGGGGGGCCCTTCACCAGTCTGACGCTGGTGGACGCGCTGGCGTTTGTCTGGAAGGACCAGCCTTCGGAGACGAACCAGCAGTTCGAGGTGGTGTTCGTCAACAATCCGGATCCCAATGTGGAAATTGATGTAAGCTGGGCTCCCGGACCGGATCCGGTCAATTCGCCCGCCCTCACCGCCTACGTGCGCTTTACCACCATCGCGCCCGACCTGATCAGCAGCGGTCCCGGAACCGCAGCTACCCAGTTCGTCATCGTGGACAATTTCGGATCGGAGCCCAACGAGGTCCTGCTGCTGAACAACGCCACGTTCAACTCCCAGAAACCCACAAATCTGTTCGCATTCCGCGGGTTCCCGCTGCGCTATGTGCCCGGGTTCCCGATCGGGCCGGTCACGCCGAACACCGACTTCTACAATGGCATGTTCACCGTCTGGGTGGACGACGCGTATCCGGACGGCATGACCATGACCAACCTGGTCGTCACCAACCGCTACGCCACCTGGGCCGCCGAACTGCAACGCTTTCCCTCAACGCTGCCTGCCGGTACTGGTGTCAGTGTCACGAACCTGGCAGGCCGGGTCATGATCAGCGGGGACAATCTCACGCTGAACAACGCCCGCCTTCAGGGGCAGAGCCTCGTCAGTCTCACCACCGACAATTTGATCAGTTCGCGGGGCGCGTTGATTGACGCGCCCATCCTGAACTTTGACTTGGGGGCCACCAACGGAAACCTGGTGGTTCAGGATCTGGCGCGGGGTTCGCCTTCGCGCTTCGGCGGCAGCTTTGGGATTTGGGCCACGACCTTCACCAACTTCTGGGAGGCCGTGGGAGAGGAGACCGCGGGCGGTGGTGGCACGCCGATTGACATTGACGGCGATGGGATTCCCGACGGCTGTGACACGAATGGAGACGGAGTGATTGACATCCAAGGGGATTGCCCGACGGACACGGGCGGTACGGCAACTTCGACCAATTTTACGGCGATTTATCATGTCACGGTGATTGAGAATTTCCTGACCACCGGCACGGGAATCCGGCTCAACGACCTTCGCGTCCGGGCCACGAACGTGGATCTTCGCGATCCCATTCGCGTGGACGGCCGGCTCTCGGGCGATGTGCGGAACCTTAATGTTTCCGGCACTCTCAGTCTTCAGGGTCAAACCAACCTGATGACGGACGCCAATCTTCCGGGTTTAGTCACCTTGACGAATTCCGGGACCGTCTCGGCCCCTGCATTCATTGGTCTTGGATTCCTTCCCAGCCCAAGCATAGAAGTCATTGCCAATAGCGGGGTGATTCAGTCCACGGGAATCAATCTTCAGGCCGGGGTGATCGAGAATTCGGGCCGGATCCAGGCGCTGGGTGGAAATGTGCAGCTGAACACCTCGAGCTATGTGAGCGATGGCGGCGTGTTGGAGGCGGTCTACGATGTGATCGTCAACGCTACGGATGCCAGCCTGTCGGGCGCCCGGATTACCGCCGGCGGATTTCTCAATCTGTTCGTCCCCGGCAGCCTGACGGACGGGGGAGCCGACTTCCCAGGCGAGCTGTCCGCCGATTACGGCATCATCCTTGCCGTCAAACCGGCTTCCGGAAGCCTGCTGGGCACCAGTGTCAGCCTCACCACGGCGCCGTTCGGGTTTAGCGACTCCTTCTGGGCGGGCAGTGACCTGGGCCCGACGACGACGGGGTACGTGGACAACGCCGCACTTGGCGTGCTGAACCTGGAAGTGGACATTGGTGGTGTCATCACCATCAGTCCGGTGGACAGCGTCAACGGCCTGTATGTGGACCGCCTCGAGATTGGGGATCTGCTGCTCTCAGATCTGGAGGCCTCCCTTGTGCTGAACGAAGGCCTGACCCTTTACTACGCCTCGACCAGTGACAACGTGGATCCGGCGGATCTCGACGGTTACGTCACGTCCGGGGGTGGCGTTCTCCGCTGGGTGCGGGATGGGTCGGGTCAGGAACCCGTGGCCCTCGTGACCGTCACACTCGGCGATGGGTCCTCCGTCCAGGTGCCCCGCGGTTTGCGGGAGAGCATGACGATTGATTCCGACGGGGATGGCGTGGTGAACGGACTGGACAGTTCGCCGTTTGACCTGGTCGTGGTGAGCCATGTCTCGATCGTGAGCACGACGCCGCCCCATTTCCGCGTGGAATGGGTTGGCGCCCCGGGCCAGCGCTACGAGGTGCAGTCCACCCGGGACCTGACGAGCGGGGACTGGACCGTGGTGAAGACGGTTAAGAATAATTCCACGGATATCCAGAGGATGATCTTGGAGGAACCGATGGATCCAGGGGCGTCCTCCAAGAGCTACCGGGTGGTTGTCCGCCCGTAAGGCATCCGCCGCCGGCCGACCCCGGCGGGGGTTGGGCTTCAT
Above is a genomic segment from Verrucomicrobiia bacterium containing:
- a CDS encoding fibronectin type III domain-containing protein, translating into MRFAKLPGFRKVPAPGWRICCLAGLLGVAWPVVAAPLPAPLVAEGTQYAPAGNPLGDQLAPSLAFRANGGCLVWHDNLTDGDGFGVSARRLSGQLSGLSSLRVNEDGTGDQQNPRVAILNDGSNLIVWQSGVRGSQVIRARVLRADGQFAGSEFTLSGPGTDHKDPDLAVAGDGTVLVVWTADGVDGDMSAVVARRLTASGQTAGEPFLVNQTEPANQRDPVVCATGNGGLVVSWISEQQRFFNSVDVYARRLAPDGSFVGDEFLVNTSRRPCATPAIAGLPGGGFMVAWSEHQDVNTRWTWDVYGRVWGDTQPKGADFLINTRQRGYQLMPRLAVSGDAALVIYRSEDGDGYSEGVVGQWLSVDGGRLGDEFVVNTKTAGDQLTPTVAADASGRLIVVWSTFNGVVRGMDLAAQRFARAQAPLPAPGAPYLFAASASRLMITWPEVSGLPVAGYDVFVDGASTPVRTVQAGYSLGGLPPSSTHSVRIAYVLADGRVSPVSEPAEATTWGEDDNADGLPDDWQRKYFGNNPALWPSPATDSDGDGVSNRNEFLAGTDPTDPGSVLLVSVVDTPQGPLLVWNTRAGGVYQPQWSGDLRNWSDMGLPRLAAGASDSAPAGDSPANVYYRVNFLR
- a CDS encoding thrombospondin type 3 repeat-containing protein — protein: MKKLTSLLCGSLMAAQSLTADPSPLFLNQGLMTEPAVIDATVFVNTGTISIGTPVTITGNFLQPGFVFFGSFVNNPVIAYETQNTLIFTNRGSISVIPGMNFHYVTDAGTRGYASSFYNGPGATISGEFGNFSQNLGPWSNPLQPLYGGFVSIYATNIVNRGTIEGFYAGDIQIHGVNVDLSNSRVGSTPIPFSSFRTDRYTPNAPAFTRTPAVGLGETDFYPETDVRDNWWRYSESGIVLNSLAQMDDFLGLVVQTPNFRIYTQVNTQPDDEGGPFTSLTLVDALAFVWKDQPSETNQQFEVVFVNNPDPNVEIDVSWAPGPDPVNSPALTAYVRFTTIAPDLISSGPGTAATQFVIVDNFGSEPNEVLLLNNATFNSQKPTNLFAFRGFPLRYVPGFPIGPVTPNTDFYNGMFTVWVDDAYPDGMTMTNLVVTNRYATWAAELQRFPSTLPAGTGVSVTNLAGRVMISGDNLTLNNARLQGQSLVSLTTDNLISSRGALIDAPILNFDLGATNGNLVVQDLARGSPSRFGGSFGIWATTFTNFWEAVGEETAGGGGTPIDIDGDGIPDGCDTNGDGVIDIQGDCPTDTGGTATSTNFTAIYHVTVIENFLTTGTGIRLNDLRVRATNVDLRDPIRVDGRLSGDVRNLNVSGTLSLQGQTNLMTDANLPGLVTLTNSGTVSAPAFIGLGFLPSPSIEVIANSGVIQSTGINLQAGVIENSGRIQALGGNVQLNTSSYVSDGGVLEAVYDVIVNATDASLSGARITAGGFLNLFVPGSLTDGGADFPGELSADYGIILAVKPASGSLLGTSVSLTTAPFGFSDSFWAGSDLGPTTTGYVDNAALGVLNLEVDIGGVITISPVDSVNGLYVDRLEIGDLLLSDLEASLVLNEGLTLYYASTSDNVDPADLDGYVTSGGGVLRWVRDGSGQEPVALVTVTLGDGSSVQVPRGLRESMTIDSDGDGVVNGLDSSPFDLVVVSHVSIVSTTPPHFRVEWVGAPGQRYEVQSTRDLTSGDWTVVKTVKNNSTDIQRMILEEPMDPGASSKSYRVVVRP